In a genomic window of uncultured Flavobacterium sp.:
- the pyk gene encoding pyruvate kinase, giving the protein MLTNKKTKIVATLGPACSTREIIKDMIDAGVNVFRVNFSHADYEGVKDKINIIRGLNEEFGYTTAILGDLQGPKLRVGVMEEGTVVHDGDLITFTTAEDIIGTAQKVFMKYQNFPNDVNPGERILLDDGKLIFEIISTDKKTEVVAKVIQGGELKSKKGVNLPNTKISLPALTEKDIADAIFAIEQKVDWIALSFVKTPRDLQDLQELIAKHSEYKIPIVAKIEMPEALENMDKIVAYCDALMVARGDLGVELPAHEVPLVQKDLIRRAKTARIPVIVATQMMETMITSLTPTRAEVNDVANSVMDGADAVMLSGETATGNYPVQVIQKMTQICEAVEDSELIHVPQNTPQIKTKRFITKTVCHQAALLANEIKAKAICTLTNSGYTAFQISAWRPSAHILVFTSNKRILTQLNLLWGVKSYFYDKDESTDDTVTDVNEIAKEKGYVVKGDYLINLAAMPIKDKGMVNTMRVSEIE; this is encoded by the coding sequence ATGTTAACAAACAAGAAAACCAAAATTGTTGCTACACTTGGGCCTGCATGTAGTACGAGAGAGATTATCAAGGATATGATCGATGCAGGTGTTAATGTGTTTAGAGTCAATTTTTCGCATGCAGATTACGAAGGTGTAAAGGATAAAATTAATATTATTAGAGGTCTAAACGAAGAGTTTGGTTACACGACTGCAATCCTTGGAGATTTGCAAGGACCAAAACTTAGAGTTGGTGTGATGGAAGAAGGAACTGTTGTTCATGATGGTGATTTAATCACTTTTACAACTGCAGAAGATATTATTGGAACAGCTCAAAAAGTGTTCATGAAATATCAAAATTTTCCAAATGATGTTAACCCTGGAGAGCGTATTTTGCTTGATGATGGTAAATTGATTTTCGAAATTATTTCTACTGATAAAAAGACTGAAGTTGTTGCTAAAGTAATTCAAGGTGGAGAGTTAAAATCTAAAAAAGGAGTTAACTTACCAAACACTAAAATTTCTTTGCCAGCTTTAACTGAAAAAGATATTGCTGATGCAATTTTTGCAATTGAGCAAAAAGTAGACTGGATTGCACTTTCGTTTGTAAAAACACCACGCGATTTACAAGATCTACAAGAATTGATCGCTAAACATTCAGAATATAAAATTCCAATTGTTGCTAAAATTGAAATGCCGGAAGCTCTTGAGAACATGGATAAAATTGTAGCATATTGTGACGCTTTAATGGTTGCTCGTGGAGATTTAGGAGTTGAACTTCCTGCACATGAAGTACCATTGGTTCAAAAAGATTTGATCCGCAGAGCAAAAACAGCTAGAATTCCTGTTATCGTTGCAACGCAAATGATGGAAACAATGATTACTAGTTTAACTCCAACAAGAGCTGAAGTAAACGACGTTGCAAACTCTGTAATGGATGGAGCTGATGCTGTAATGTTATCTGGAGAAACTGCTACAGGAAATTATCCGGTACAAGTTATTCAAAAAATGACTCAAATTTGTGAGGCTGTTGAGGATTCAGAATTAATTCACGTTCCACAAAATACTCCACAAATCAAAACTAAACGTTTTATTACTAAAACAGTTTGTCATCAGGCAGCTTTATTAGCAAATGAAATCAAAGCTAAAGCAATTTGTACTTTAACAAATAGTGGTTATACAGCTTTTCAAATTTCAGCTTGGAGACCATCTGCACATATTTTAGTATTTACTTCAAACAAAAGAATCTTAACACAATTGAATTTATTATGGGGAGTAAAATCATACTTCTATGATAAAGACGAAAGTACAGATGATACTGTAACTGATGTTAACGAAATTGCAAAAGAAAAAGGATATGTTGTAAAAGGTGATTATTTGATTAACCTTGCAGCAATGCCAATTAAAGATAAAGGAATGGTTAACACCATGAGAGTTTCTGAAATAGAATAA
- a CDS encoding arylsulfatase yields the protein MKQSKFKIGIRNSMMLFALACFSVTQAQNAKKPNILIIWGDDIGISNISTYSNGLMGYQTPNIDRIANEGIKFLHYYGEQSCTAGRAALLTGQQGIRTGLTKVGFPGAPMGMNQLDPSIGGIMKNLGYATGQFGKNHVGDRNENLPTVNGFDEYFGSLYHLNASEEPELPDYPKDPAFFNKFGPRGVLKCTATSSDDATVDPRFGKIGKQRIEDTGPLTKKRMETIDDETSAAAIDYIKRQNSAGKPFFVWYNATRMHLRTHVRAEHRGKYTHGDSEYIDGMIEHDFTVGELLKALDDLGIADNTIVVYSSDNGPHMNSWPDAAMTPFRSEKDTNWEGAFRVPCVVRWPGHIKPGQISDQLMSHLDWMPTLASIAGEPDLVKKLLSGYKANGINYKVHLDGYDQSAFLEGKSPKSARDKFFYSDDDGLLVALRKGDYKSVFAEQRSPGTLELWAEPFTKLRLQKMYNLYQDPYERADITSNTYWDWILNHVYYGYEYIAEVAEFAETFKDYPPRAIPPSFSPATIMEETLNAIKIQKVIKSDTQTSKKK from the coding sequence ATGAAACAAAGTAAATTTAAAATTGGAATTCGAAATTCGATGATGCTATTTGCATTAGCTTGTTTTTCAGTAACACAAGCACAGAACGCTAAAAAGCCCAATATTCTTATAATTTGGGGTGATGATATTGGTATAAGTAATATTAGCACTTACAGTAACGGCTTAATGGGGTATCAAACTCCTAACATTGACCGTATTGCTAATGAAGGAATAAAGTTTTTACATTATTATGGAGAACAAAGCTGTACTGCCGGACGTGCTGCATTGCTAACAGGTCAGCAAGGTATCCGTACAGGTTTGACTAAAGTAGGATTTCCGGGTGCTCCAATGGGAATGAATCAGTTAGATCCTTCTATTGGTGGAATTATGAAAAATCTTGGTTATGCTACAGGACAGTTTGGTAAAAATCACGTAGGAGATAGAAATGAAAACTTGCCTACTGTAAATGGATTTGATGAATATTTTGGAAGTTTATATCATCTAAATGCTTCAGAAGAACCAGAATTACCGGATTATCCTAAAGATCCTGCTTTCTTTAATAAATTTGGACCTCGTGGAGTTTTAAAATGTACAGCAACAAGTTCAGATGATGCTACAGTAGATCCGCGTTTTGGAAAAATTGGAAAACAAAGAATTGAAGATACAGGTCCTCTTACTAAAAAAAGAATGGAAACTATAGATGATGAAACATCTGCTGCAGCTATTGATTATATCAAAAGACAAAATTCTGCCGGTAAACCTTTCTTTGTTTGGTATAATGCTACTCGTATGCACTTGCGTACACACGTAAGAGCAGAACATCGTGGAAAATATACACATGGTGATAGCGAATATATTGATGGTATGATCGAACACGACTTTACTGTTGGAGAACTGTTAAAAGCATTAGACGATTTAGGAATTGCCGATAATACTATCGTAGTTTATTCTTCTGATAATGGACCTCACATGAATAGCTGGCCAGATGCGGCAATGACACCATTTCGTTCTGAAAAAGATACCAACTGGGAAGGAGCTTTCCGTGTACCTTGCGTAGTTCGTTGGCCAGGACATATTAAACCGGGACAAATTAGTGACCAATTAATGTCTCACCTTGATTGGATGCCAACTTTAGCATCTATTGCCGGAGAACCAGATTTAGTAAAAAAATTATTGAGTGGCTATAAAGCTAATGGTATCAACTATAAAGTACACTTAGACGGTTATGATCAATCAGCATTTTTAGAAGGGAAAAGTCCTAAAAGTGCCAGAGATAAATTTTTCTATTCTGATGATGATGGTTTACTTGTAGCGCTGCGAAAAGGAGATTATAAATCTGTTTTTGCAGAACAACGCTCTCCTGGAACTTTAGAGCTTTGGGCAGAACCTTTTACAAAATTACGTTTACAAAAAATGTACAATTTATACCAAGATCCATACGAAAGAGCTGATATAACATCTAATACATATTGGGATTGGATCTTAAATCACGTATACTATGGATACGAGTATATTGCTGAAGTAGCAGAATTTGCTGAAACTTTCAAAGATTACCCACCACGAGCTATACCGCCAAGTTTCTCTCCTGCAACAATTATGGAAGAAACATTAAATGCGATTAAAATTCAAAAGGTCATTAAATCAGATACACAAACTTCTAAGAAAAAATAA
- a CDS encoding HAD family hydrolase, translating to MYRKIYILPLFLLLLGSCKKSDTLTTTTSPKDSTAAVATSGDPLPSWNDGALKKDIIAYVTKVTKEGTPDFIPVEDRIATFDNDGTLWAEKPYVQELFAFYRVKKLVTANPALAQKQPFKAVVEKDKTYFEKGGDKALIELVAATHTGLTEDEFEAEAKEFFAGAQYPGKNVPLKQIRYQPQLELLNYLRANGFKTFIVTGGTIELVRAISADFYGIPKNQVVGTSFKYKYDADKNSIIREPALDLLNDKEGKPVGIQLHIGQRPVFACGNEGGAGDLAMLKYSQGSKYPSFQLIVNHNDSIREYSYQEKDNLSLNTAAKNKYHVISMKDDWKKIFPDK from the coding sequence ATGTATAGAAAAATATATATATTGCCCCTCTTTTTATTATTACTGGGCTCGTGCAAAAAGTCTGACACTCTTACTACAACAACAAGTCCAAAAGACAGTACCGCTGCAGTTGCAACAAGTGGAGATCCGCTGCCAAGTTGGAACGATGGAGCTTTAAAGAAAGATATTATCGCTTACGTTACAAAAGTAACTAAAGAAGGAACTCCTGATTTTATTCCGGTTGAAGACAGAATTGCGACTTTTGATAATGACGGAACGCTCTGGGCAGAAAAACCATATGTTCAGGAATTATTTGCTTTTTACAGAGTTAAAAAACTGGTTACGGCAAATCCTGCTTTAGCTCAAAAACAACCTTTTAAAGCTGTAGTCGAAAAAGATAAAACCTATTTTGAAAAAGGAGGAGATAAAGCTCTTATCGAATTGGTTGCTGCAACGCATACTGGTTTAACCGAAGATGAATTCGAAGCTGAAGCAAAAGAGTTTTTTGCAGGCGCTCAATATCCGGGCAAAAATGTTCCTTTAAAACAAATTAGATACCAACCACAATTAGAGTTATTAAATTATTTACGTGCAAACGGATTTAAAACTTTTATTGTTACCGGAGGAACTATAGAATTGGTGCGTGCAATTTCTGCTGATTTCTATGGAATTCCTAAAAATCAGGTTGTAGGTACCTCTTTTAAATATAAATATGACGCTGACAAAAACAGTATAATAAGAGAGCCAGCCTTGGATCTTTTAAATGATAAAGAAGGAAAACCTGTTGGTATACAATTACATATTGGTCAAAGACCTGTATTTGCTTGCGGAAACGAAGGCGGAGCTGGCGATCTTGCCATGCTAAAATATTCTCAGGGTAGTAAATATCCATCATTTCAATTGATCGTAAACCACAACGATTCGATCCGAGAATACAGTTATCAGGAAAAAGACAATTTATCATTAAATACTGCTGCTAAAAACAAGTATCATGTTATTAGTATGAAAGACGACTGGAAGAAGATTTTCCCAGATAAATAA